The following coding sequences are from one Fusobacterium sp. IOR10 window:
- a CDS encoding universal stress protein, whose product MKKVLIPLDGSERSLHSISLMKELYKPTDAEIILMYVEEGTEEIYKDLDETLKGKTYEEGRKIFESHDLKGRIEAKLDETLKLVEGYSVKKEVFFDKKVGKEILKVADDNEVDLIIMTKSTKKGFEKMIGSVTSYVVKHAKCIVLIVPE is encoded by the coding sequence ATGAAGAAAGTACTTATTCCATTAGATGGTAGTGAAAGAAGTTTACATTCTATTTCATTGATGAAAGAGTTATATAAGCCTACTGATGCAGAAATAATTTTAATGTATGTTGAAGAGGGAACAGAGGAAATTTATAAAGATCTAGATGAAACTCTAAAGGGTAAAACCTATGAAGAGGGTAGGAAAATATTTGAAAGTCATGATTTAAAAGGTAGAATTGAGGCAAAATTAGATGAAACTTTGAAACTTGTGGAAGGTTATTCTGTAAAGAAGGAAGTTTTTTTTGACAAGAAAGTTGGAAAAGAAATTTTAAAAGTAGCAGATGACAATGAAGTTGACTTAATTATTATGACTAAATCTACAAAAAAAGGATTTGAAAAGATGATAGGATCAGTAACTAGCTATGTTGTTAAACATGCTAAATGTATAGTGCTTATAGTTCCTGAATAA
- the aroQ gene encoding type II 3-dehydroquinate dehydratase, whose translation MKILVINGPNINMLGIREKNIYGTGDYSFLCTLLKEKAKEENIQLEIKQSNYEGEIVNFIQEAYGNVDGIIINPAAYTHYSIAILDALKAVDIPTVEVHISNIHKREEMRHKSVTAAACVGQISGFGLKGYLLAMEGLIDFFKNKK comes from the coding sequence ATGAAAATATTAGTTATAAATGGTCCTAATATAAATATGCTAGGAATTAGAGAAAAAAATATTTATGGAACAGGGGATTATTCTTTTCTTTGTACTTTGTTAAAAGAAAAAGCAAAGGAAGAAAATATTCAACTGGAAATAAAACAGAGCAATTATGAGGGAGAAATAGTTAATTTTATTCAAGAGGCCTATGGAAATGTAGATGGGATAATAATAAATCCAGCAGCTTATACTCATTATAGTATAGCTATTTTAGATGCCTTAAAAGCAGTTGATATTCCAACAGTTGAAGTACATATTAGTAATATTCATAAAAGAGAAGAAATGCGTCACAAGTCTGTAACAGCAGCAGCTTGTGTGGGACAAATTTCAGGTTTTGGTCTTAAGGGTTACCTTCTAGCTATGGAAGGATTAATTGATTTTTTTAAGAATAAAAAATAA
- the aroE gene encoding shikimate dehydrogenase — protein sequence MIKLGLLGKHLGHSLSPKIHKLLFKELKIQGSYDLFQEEEKNVHAFIERISKENLGINVTIPYKIKSISSLDWISKEAKKIGAVNTIFFNNGKKYGYNTDYFGFSRLLEYNNIEIYNKKVVVLGAGGAARAIITCVKDLKAKDIIIVARNIEKATSQLGSLINKNIKVISFNDFEKGNIEAKKDGEIVINCTPVGMFPNVDESPVSDNVIRNYEVFVDLIYNPIETKFLKKARILGKKSVNGMFMLVTQGIASEEIWLNRKIENNIIEKISKKLNDKINIVLIGMPGCGKSFLGEKLAGKLKMEFIDCDKYLENREEKSISELFEIGEEYFRNIETKYIREISLKENIVISTGGGVVKSPENMKLLKKNGIVIFINRPLKKIIEDIDTKSRPLLLEGKEKLYNLYKERLDLYESYSDYIIENKNSVDEVLNDIINIMDK from the coding sequence ATGATTAAACTTGGCTTACTTGGAAAACATTTAGGGCATAGTTTGTCTCCTAAAATTCATAAACTATTATTTAAAGAATTAAAAATTCAAGGAAGTTATGACTTATTTCAAGAGGAAGAAAAAAATGTACATGCCTTTATTGAAAGAATATCCAAAGAAAATCTAGGAATAAATGTGACTATTCCATATAAAATAAAATCAATTTCCTCCTTAGATTGGATTTCCAAGGAGGCTAAAAAGATAGGTGCAGTTAATACTATCTTTTTTAATAATGGGAAAAAATATGGATATAATACAGATTATTTTGGATTTTCAAGGTTATTAGAGTACAATAATATAGAAATATATAATAAAAAAGTTGTAGTTCTTGGAGCAGGGGGAGCAGCTAGAGCAATAATAACTTGTGTGAAAGATTTAAAGGCTAAAGATATAATAATTGTAGCTAGAAACATTGAAAAAGCAACTTCTCAGCTTGGAAGTTTAATAAATAAAAATATAAAAGTAATTAGTTTCAATGATTTTGAAAAAGGAAACATTGAAGCAAAAAAAGATGGAGAAATTGTAATAAACTGTACTCCAGTTGGTATGTTTCCAAATGTAGATGAATCTCCAGTTAGTGATAACGTAATTAGAAATTATGAAGTCTTTGTTGATTTAATATATAATCCCATTGAAACTAAATTTTTAAAAAAGGCTAGGATTCTTGGGAAAAAATCAGTTAATGGTATGTTTATGTTAGTTACTCAAGGAATAGCTTCTGAGGAAATATGGCTTAACAGGAAAATAGAAAATAATATAATTGAAAAAATATCTAAAAAACTAAATGATAAAATAAATATTGTCCTTATAGGAATGCCTGGATGTGGAAAATCTTTCCTTGGGGAAAAATTAGCTGGAAAATTAAAGATGGAATTTATAGATTGTGATAAGTATTTAGAGAATAGGGAAGAAAAATCAATTTCAGAATTATTTGAAATAGGTGAAGAATATTTTAGAAATATTGAAACGAAATATATAAGAGAAATTTCTTTAAAGGAAAACATAGTAATTTCCACAGGGGGTGGAGTTGTTAAAAGCCCTGAAAACATGAAATTATTGAAAAAAAATGGAATTGTTATTTTTATTAATCGTCCTTTGAAAAAAATAATAGAAGATATAGATACAAAATCAAGACCTCTTCTTTTAGAAGGAAAAGAAAAACTTTATAATCTCTATAAGGAAAGGTTAGATTTATATGAAAGTTATTCAGATTATATTATAGAAAATAAAAATAGTGTAGATGAAGTCCTAAATGATATAATTAATATTATGGACAAATAA
- the pheA gene encoding prephenate dehydratase, with amino-acid sequence MENNKNRIHIGYQGVEGAYSHLAIEEYFKNENIEEYNYSIFEDVLEAVSKGEIEYGILPIENSSTGGITEVYDLIRQYNCFIIGEKIIKVDHNLLACPGTKLEDITEVYSHPQGFAQCGKFFKENPKMKKIPYYNTARGAKLVSEEQKPYMGAVAGKQAAKRYNLEILASNINANKNNYTRFFIISKKMLKNSAADKITMVITLKHEPGSLYKLLGCFYNFNMNMENIESRPIEEKPWEYFFHIDVTGNLEDKNVKKALENIKEFAAEYKVLGNYIGEKRKEGDNYD; translated from the coding sequence ATGGAAAATAATAAAAATAGAATACATATTGGTTATCAAGGTGTAGAAGGGGCCTATAGCCATTTAGCAATAGAAGAATATTTTAAAAATGAAAATATTGAAGAATATAATTATTCCATATTTGAAGATGTTTTAGAAGCAGTTTCCAAGGGAGAAATAGAATATGGTATTTTACCAATTGAAAATTCTTCAACAGGGGGAATAACAGAAGTTTATGATTTAATAAGACAGTATAACTGTTTTATTATAGGGGAAAAAATTATAAAAGTTGATCATAATCTACTAGCTTGCCCAGGAACAAAACTAGAAGATATAACAGAAGTTTATTCTCATCCCCAAGGTTTTGCCCAATGTGGGAAATTTTTTAAAGAAAATCCTAAAATGAAAAAAATCCCTTACTATAATACAGCTAGGGGAGCAAAGCTAGTTAGTGAAGAACAAAAACCATATATGGGTGCAGTTGCAGGAAAGCAAGCTGCAAAAAGGTATAATCTAGAGATACTAGCTTCTAATATAAATGCAAATAAAAATAATTATACTAGATTTTTTATAATTTCAAAAAAAATGCTTAAGAATAGTGCAGCAGATAAAATAACTATGGTTATAACTTTAAAACATGAGCCAGGTAGTTTATATAAACTTTTAGGATGTTTCTATAATTTTAATATGAATATGGAAAACATAGAGTCTCGTCCAATTGAAGAAAAACCATGGGAGTATTTTTTCCATATTGATGTAACTGGTAATTTAGAAGATAAAAATGTTAAGAAAGCTTTGGAAAATATAAAGGAATTTGCTGCAGAATACAAAGTTTTAGGAAACTATATTGGAGAAAAAAGAAAAGAAGGGGATAATTATGATTAA